From a region of the Odontesthes bonariensis isolate fOdoBon6 chromosome 4, fOdoBon6.hap1, whole genome shotgun sequence genome:
- the cxxc4 gene encoding CXXC-type zinc finger protein 4, whose translation MSNINSALCIENGPTADVSLLQKDNLQDVGLSQLLDYNAEMERYRSFANFYKTNGAFPQTAKIARITTPIFPSARIGMSPWNCDNAMLWGRKSAAINPNRTSMHRNDSQRPGKPGVPPETLQMANNNFLSTLSPEHCRPLAAECMNKLKCGAAEAEIMNLPERVGTFSAIPALGGISLPPGVIVMTALHSPAASAAVTDSAFQIANLADCPQNNSSASSGNPAKKKRKRCGVCAPCRRLINCGVCSSCRNRKTGHQICKFRKCEELKKKPGSSLERTPVNNGEAFRWFF comes from the coding sequence ATGTCTAACATAAACAGTGCGCTTTGCATCGAAAATGGACCGACTGCAGATGTGTCACTCTTACAAAAGGATAATCTTCAGGATGTTGGATTAAGCCAGCTTTTGGATTATAACGCAGAAATGGAAAGGTACAGGTCTTTTGCGAACTTTTATAAAACCAATGGGGCATTTCCACAGACTGCTAAAATTGCCCGTATCACAACGCCCATTTTTCCTAGTGCCAGAATTGGTATGTCCCCTTGGAACTGTGATAACGCCATGCTCTGGGGAAGGAAATCAGCGGCAATAAACCCTAATAGGACCAGCATGCATAGAAATGACTCCCAGAGGCCAGGGAAGCCTGGCGTGCCGCCAGAGACGCTGCAAATGGCAAATAATAATTTCCTCTCTACCTTATCCCCCGAACACTGCAGACCTTTAGCAGCAGAATGCATGAACAAGCTGAAATGCGGCGCTGCTGAAGCAGAGATAATGAATCTCCCAGAACGCGTTGGAACTTTTTCCGCTATTCCGGCTTTAGGGGGCATCTCATTACCTCCCGGGGTCATCGTCATGACAGCCCTTCACTCCCCCGCAGCCTCAGCAGCCGTTACAGACAGTGCGTTTCAAATTGCCAATCTGGCAGACTGCCCACAGAATAATTCCTCAGCATCCAGTGGAAACCCagcaaagaagaaaagaaaaaggtgtgGGGTGTGTGCACCCTGCAGGCGACTAATCAACTGTGGTGTCTGCAGCAGTTGTCGGAACCGCAAAACAGGCCACCAGATCTGCAAATTTAGGAAATgtgaggagctgaagaagaagcCAGGCTCATCGCTGGAG